A region from the Arachis ipaensis cultivar K30076 chromosome B01, Araip1.1, whole genome shotgun sequence genome encodes:
- the LOC107638739 gene encoding lipoamide acyltransferase component of branched-chain alpha-keto acid dehydrogenase complex, mitochondrial — MLTRISHRKLWTSARRVLRPSLCRTSSARLPSPLSHSHTFSSSAFALRSTTYAYFDFNFLHWKRHCFSTQPALELPAGKIVDVPLAQTGEGIAECELLKWHVQEGDYIEDFQPLCEVQSDKATIEITSRYKGKVAHVLHVPGDIVKVGETLLKILVDETAFPSATVGDSEITKSLHSDQVLVNESASAIAALGNSNNAELLDSDLEKRKRAAVLSTPAVRSLAKQHGIDINEVCGTGKDGRVLKEDVLNFAAKKGIIVSVSAVLDADNVEKPRGAEGYTVTPEYKSPSEDRILPLRGYQRAMVKSMSLAAKVPHFHYVDEINCNALVELKTAFQKNNPYPDVKHTFLPILVKSLSMALTKYPALNSCFKEDSMEVILKGSHNIGVAMATPNGLVVPNIKNVQSLSILEITKELARLQQLASENKLTSEDISGGTITLSNIGAIGGKFGSPLLNLPEVSIIAIGRIQKIPQFDGNGNVYPVSLMTVNVGADHRVLDGATVSRFCNEWKQLIENPELLMLHLK, encoded by the exons ATGCTCACCCGGATATCTCACAGGAAGCTTTGGACCTCCGCCCGCCGGGTTCTCCGCCCATCTCTCTGCCGGACCTCCTCTGCTCGGCTGCCCTCacctctctctcactctcacacCTTCTCTTCTTCTGCATTTGCTCTTCGTTCTACAACTTATGCTTATTTTGAT TTCAATTTTCTGCATTGGAAGAGGCATTGCTTTTCTACTCAACCTGCACTAGAACTTCCTGCCGGCAAGATCGTGGATGTGCCGTTGGCACAAACTGGTGAAGGTATTGCAGAATGTGAACTTCTCAAATGGCATGTCCAAGAG GGGGACTATATTGAAGACTTTCAACCACTTTGTGAAGTTCAAAGTGATAAAGCTACTATAGAAATCACAAGTCGTTACAAAGGAAAAGTTGCACATGTTCTCCATGTTCCTGGAGATATTGTAAAG GTTGGAGAAACTCTTTTGAAGATATTAGTTGATGAGACTGCATTCCCTTCCGCGACTGTCGGTGATTCAGAAATTACAAAGTCACTTCATTCTGATCAAGTATTAGTCAATGAGTCTGCATCTGCTATAGCGGCTCTTGGTAATTCAAATAATGCAGAATTACTAGATTCTGATCTTGAAAAAAGGAAACGTGCTGCAGTATTATCAACACCTGCTGTAAGGAGTCTGGCAAAGCAACATGGTATAGACATAAATGAAGTATGTGGAACTGGAAAAGATGGAAGGGTACTGAAAGAAGATGTGCTCAATTTTGCTGCTAAGAAGGGAATCATTGTAAGTGTATCTGCTGTTTTGGATGCTGATAATGTAGAGAAGCCTCGAGGAGCAGAAGGATATACTGTGACACCTGAGTATAAATCACCATCAGAGGATAGGATACTTCCCCTAAG GGGATACCAAAGAGCAATGGTAAAATCAATGTCTCTGGCTGCCAAGGTCCCACATTTCCATTATGTAGACGAGATAAACTGCAATGCTCTAGTGGAGCTTAAAACAGCGTTTCAGAAAAACAATCCTTATCCAGATGTCAAGCACACTTTTCTGCCAATATTAGTCAAATCACTGTCAATGGCCCTCACCAAGTACCCCGCTTTGAATAGTTGCTTCAAAGAGGATTCAATGGAGGTCATACTCAAAG GTTCACACAACATTGGAGTTGCCATGGCTACTCCAAATGGTCTAGTTGTACCAAACATAAAGAATGTTCAGTCTCTTTCAATATTGGAG ATAACCAAAGAACTGGCAAGGCTGCAACAATTGGCTTCAGAGAACAAGTTAACTTCTGAGGATATATCTGGTGGGACGATTACTTTAAGCAACATTGGAGCAATTGGTGGAAAGTTTGGTTCCCCTCTTCTCAACCTGCCTGAAGTCTCCATTATTGCCATTGGTCGAATTCAGAAAATTCCACAGTTTGATGGCAATGGAAATGTGTATCCAGTATCACTCATGACG GTTAATGTTGGTGCAGATCATAGAGTCTTGGATGGAGCAACCGTTTCAAGATTTTGCAATGAGTGGAAACAATTAATTGAAAATCCAGAGCTCCTAATGTTGCATTtgaaatga
- the LOC107614417 gene encoding uncharacterized protein LOC107614417, translated as MKNKVKLANYVDKLPPVIHSRLEKVRKESKHWHPIWTSDTSYEKFEVHGYLANHVVDLGKHLCTCQFRMLTGIPCVHACAALARVNKNPEDFCHKLVTMESYRETYRHHINPIPGQTFWEVSESLKP; from the exons ATGAAGAACAAGGTTAAATTAGCTAATTATGTGGATAAGTTGCCGCCGGTAATTCACAGTCGTTTGGAGAAAGTAAGAAAAGAGTCAAAACATTGGCACCCAATATGGACAAGTGATACTAGTTATGAGAAATTTGAGGTACATGGTTACCTAGCCAACCATGTTGTTGATCTAGGAAAGCACCTTTGCACGTGTCAATTTCGGATGCTGACAG GAATACCCTGTGTGCATGCCTGTGCTGCACTAGCTAGAGTGAACAAAAATCCAGAGGATTTTTGCCACAAACTAGTTACAATGGAATCCTATAGAGAGACATATCGGCATCATATCAATCCTATTCCTGGGCAGACCTTCTGGGAGGTTTCAGAATCTCTTAAGCCCTAA
- the LOC107614428 gene encoding uncharacterized protein LOC107614428 — MATCKVKGCPWVVYASRDHEDTCWKIKTFVNDHTCPREDKNRAANRNWVASKLVKKVRKYPNFKHCDAATYFKSRFDLSLNKNSISRALFDARNVVFGDEKKQYKMLRDYSLTLLKTNPGSTVEICCTPQPQSDPVFEKMYVCLNRCKNSFKSGCRPLIGLDSAFLKTQFGGQILSVVGKDANHHIYIIAWAIVGVENKENWKWFLELLHQDLGDYRQHRWCFISDMQNGTA; from the exons ATGGCTACTTGTAAAGTGAAAGGATGTCCATGGGTGGTGTATGCATCAAGGGATCATGAAGATACTTGTTGGAAAATAAAGACCTTCGTTAATGATCATACATGCCCAAGGGAGGATAAGAACAGGGCAGCTAACAGAAATTGGGTGGCGAGCAAACTAGTCAAGAAGGTTAGGAAGTACCCAAATTTCAAGCATTGTGATGCTGCCACTTACTTCAAGTCAAGGTTTgacttgtccttgaacaagaactcAATATCAAGGGCCCTCTTTGATGCAAGAAATGTGGTGTTCGGGGATGAAAAGAAACAATACAAAATGCTGAGGGATTATAGTCTTACACTTCTTAAGACTAATCCTGGATCAACAGTTGAAATTTGTTGCACTCCCCAACCTCAATCTGATccagtgtttgagaaaatgtatGTGTGCTTGAATAGATGCAAGAATAGTTTCAAATCCGGATGCCGACCGTTGATTGGACTGGACAGTGCTTTCCTGAAAACTCAATTTGGTGGGCAAATTCTGTCGGTAGTGGGGAAGGATGCTAATCACCATATCTACATCATAGCATGGGCAATTGTTGGCGTAGAAAACAAGGAGAATTGGAAGTGGTTTCTTGAGTTGCTACACCAAGACCTTGGAGACTATAGGCAACATAGGTGGTGCTTTATATCTGACATGCAgaat GGAACTGCATGA
- the LOC107614437 gene encoding uncharacterized protein LOC107614437, protein MKKIKKINEEAWNYLNKWPMESWTKSAFSHAPKLDNICNNTCEVFNARIKEARAKPIITLLEEVRMFVMRTITKNKVKLANHVGKLPPVVQSRLDKIRKESKSWMPIWTGDDEYEKFEVHGHPTNMVVDLGKRLCTCQFWMLTGMPCVHACAALARVNKRPEDFCHKWLTMDAYRDTYAHYINSLSGQSLWKKSYQNRPQAPKKKKKPGPITKKRRKNADEGNEGSKKSKVTGTLKRQLKPFTCKYCLQKGHTKRGCPKKRAADVAQALADAATAKTKPTEQAPTQASPDAPAQAPPEAPSQAAPEAPAQPPAPVEIDLSQPNYSDAQ, encoded by the exons ATGAAGAAGATTAAGAAAATTAATGAAGAAGCGTGGAATTACCTGAACAAGTGGCCTATGGAGTCCTGGACAAAGTCAGCATTTAGTCATGCTCCTAAACTGGATAATATCTGCAATAACACTTGCGAGGTCTTTAATGCAAGAATTAAGGAAGCAAGGGCCAAGCCAATCATCACGCTACTTGAGGAGGTCAGAATGTTTGTCATGAGAACAATCACGAAAAACAAAGTTAAGTTAGCCAACCATGTGGGAAAGCTACCACCAGTGGTTCAAAGTAGGTTGGACAAGATCAGGAAGGAGTCTAAAAGTTGGATGCCAATCTGGACAGGGGATGATGAGTATGAGAAGTTTGAAGTTCATGGTCATCCAACTAACATGGTAGTGGACTTGGGCAAGCGACTCTGCACATGTCAATTCTGGATGCTAACAG GAATGCCCTGTGTGCATGCGTGTGCAGCCCTCGCAAGGGTGAATAAGAGACCTGAAGATTTCTGTCATAAGTGGCTCACCATGGACGCATATAGAGACACTTATGCACATTATATAAATTCATTGTCTGGACAATCTCTTTGGAAAAAATCTTACCAGAATAGACCACAAgctccaaagaaaaagaagaagccagGACCAATaacaaagaaaaggagaaagaatGCAGATGAGGGTAATGAGGGAAGCAAGAAATCTAAGGTAACTGGGACTCTAAAGAGACAACTAAAACCGTTTACTTGCAAATACTGTCTACAAAAGGGACACACAAAGAGGGGTTGTCCAAAAAAGAGAGCAGCTGATGTTGCTCAAGCTCTTGCTGATGCAGCTACTGCTAAGACAAAGCCCACTGAACAAGCACCTACTCAAGCTTCTCCAGATGCACCTGCTCAGGCTCCTCCAGAAGCACCTTCTCAAGCTGCTCCAGAAGCCCCTGCTCAGCCACCTGCACCAGTTGAGATCGACCTCTCCCAGCCAAACTACTCCGATGCACAATAG
- the LOC107638759 gene encoding acylpyruvase FAHD1, mitochondrial, with product MAAACEKLLQLSTKIVAVGRNYAAHAKELGNAVPKEPVLFLKPTSSYLPNGGTIQIPHNEGSLHHEVELAVVIAKKARDVPQSSAMDYVAGYALALDMTARDLQATAKSAGLPWTLAKGQDTFTPISSILPKNLVPNPDDLELWLKVDEEIRQKGSTKDMIFKIPFIISHISSVMTLFEGDVILTGTPPGVGPVKEGQTITAGITGLVDVQFNVEKRKKPSSS from the exons ATGGCAGCAGCCTGTGAGAAGCTTCTGCAACTGAGCACCAAGATCGTCGCCGTTGGCAGAAACTACGCTGCCCATGCTAAAGAATTAGGCAACGCCGTTCCCAag GAGCCGGTGTTGTTTCTGAAGCCAACTTCGTCTTACTTGCCAAATGGCGGAACAATTCAAATCCCACACAATGAGGGATCTCTGCATCATGAGGTCGAGCTGGCTGTCGTCATCGCCAAAAAAGCTCGTGATGTCCCCCAATCATCTGCCATGGATTATGTTGCTG GTTATGCACTTGCACTGGATATGACTGCCAGGGATCTGCAAGCTACTGCAAAG TCTGCAGGTCTTCCATGGACTTTGGCAAAAGGCCAGGACACTTTCACACCAATTAGTTCAATT TTGCCAAAGAATCTGGTGCCGAACCCGGATGATCTAGAATTGTGGTTAAAG GTAGATGAGGAGATTCGGCAAAAGGGCTCAACCAAGGACATGATCTTTAAGATCCCATTTATAATTAGTCACATAAGTTCTGTCATGACATTGTTTGAAGGAGATGTGATACTAACTG GCACTCCTCCAGGTGTTGGCCCTGTGAAAGAAGGTCAAACAATAACCGCCGGCATTACAGGCCTTGTCGACGTGCAATTCAatgttgaaaaaagaaaaaagcctTCAAGCTCTTGA
- the LOC107638751 gene encoding uncharacterized protein LOC107638751 (The sequence of the model RefSeq protein was modified relative to this genomic sequence to represent the inferred CDS: added 72 bases not found in genome assembly) — MEDGIEHRTVNVNGINMHIAEKGEGPLILFIHGFPDLWYSWRHQIAFFASRGYRCVAPDLRGFGDSDAPSSPSAYTSLHIVGDLIGLLDAVAGEEEKVFVVGHDWGALTAWSLCMYRPERVKALVNLSVAFTPRHPMRKPLQTLRAVYGNDYYICRFQESGVIEEEFAEIGTERVLKEFLTYRNPGPLYLPKGKGFGHPTESPILLPSWLSEQECKYYASKYQKTGFTGGFNYYRSLDLNWELTAPWTGAQIKVPVKFVVGDVDLTYNAPGAKDYIHKGGFKRDVPLLEEVVVLEGAGHFLHQERPHEINKHIYDFFRNFS, encoded by the exons ATGGAGGATGGGATAGAGCACCGTACGGTGAATGTGAATGGCATAAACATGCACATAGCTGAGAAGGGTGAAGGGCCTCTCATCCTATTCATCCATGGCTTCCCAGACCTATGGTACTCGTGGCGCCACCAGATAGCCTTCTTTGCATCCCGAGGGTACCGCTGCGTGGCCCCCGACCTCCGCGGCTTCGGTGACAGCGATGCACCCAGCAGCCCGAGCGCCTACACGAGCCTCCACATCGTGGGAGACCTCATCGGGCTGCTGGATGCAGTAGCCGGAGAGGAGGAGAAGGTGTTTGTGGTTGGACATGACTGGGGAGCCTTGACTGCTTGGAGCCTCTGCATGTATCGGCCTGAGAGAGTGAAGGCTCTTGTTAACTTGAGCGTTGCCTTCACTCCCAGACACCCCATGCGAAAGCCCCTTCAAACCTTGAGAGCTGTTTATGGCAACGACTACTACATCTGCAGGTTTCAGG GGAACCCTGGTCCGCTTTATCTGCCTAAGGGTAAAGGCTTTGGCCATCCAACTGAATCTCCCATTCTGTTGCCATCATGGCTTTCTGAACAAGAATGCAAATACTATGCCTCTAAATATCAAAAGACTGGCTTCACTGGGGGATTCAACTACTATAGGAGTTTGGATCT AAACTGGGAGCTGACTGCACCGTGGACTGGTGCTCAAATCAAAGTTCCGGTGAAGTTTGTGGTGGGGGATGTTGACCTGACATACAACGCGCCGGGCGCCAAGGACTACATTCACAAAGGAGGCTTCAAAAGAGATGTGCCGCTTCTGGAGGAGGTGGTTGTTCTTGAAGGTGCAGGCCACTTCCTCCACCAAGAAAGGCCTCATGAAATCAACAAACACATCTATGACTTTTTTCGTAACTTCTCATGA
- the LOC107620064 gene encoding uncharacterized protein LOC107620064: MTTKSPIFPMPDPQHFSDYGFDPQLNYFQVLEEAMKHKRHPERSIDSIRFKLHKPDIPNELHSISTTKKPWWKNLFKWKWTHRHRHRHHQGLQQQPHQPSRASISGPVYFTHTRTGPTTSPYRTTARPCSGPLAGAGTLTPTAKGVGHVGVPYPGLRELNMEQQRMSTSALPVYLVT; the protein is encoded by the exons ATGACCACTAAATCCCCAATTTTTCCCATGCCAGACCCCCAGCACTTTAGTGACTACGGCTTCGACCCTCAACTCAACTATTTTCAG GtattggaagaagccatgaagcacaAGAGGCACCCAGAAAGATCCATAGACTCCATACGCTTCAAGCTTCACAAGCCTGACATTCCAAACGAACTCCATTCCATTTCTACCACGAAGAAGCCATGGTGGAAGAACTTGTTCAAATGGAAGTGGACCCACCGTCACCGTCACCGTCACCACCAAGGCCTTCAGCAGCAACCTCATCAACCTTCCAGGGCCTCCATCTCTGGCCCCGTCTACTTCACCCACACCAGAACCGGACCCACCACCTCCCCCTACCGAACCACCGCACGTCCATGTTCTGGTCCACTCGCCGGCGCCGGAACCTTGACGCCGACGGCCAAGGGTGTGGGTCACGTTGGTGTACCCTATCCGGGTCTCAGGGAGCTTAACATGGAGCAGCAGAGGATGTCTACCTCTGCCTTGCCAGTTTACTTGGTCACTTGA